The Chitinophaga sp. H8 genome contains a region encoding:
- a CDS encoding efflux RND transporter permease subunit — MDLVTGALKRPITVIILVLGMLIFSLIAIPKIPIDIFPRLNLPTIYVIESYGGMSAQQMEGFFATRLQDQFLYVNGIKNIESKSIQGLTMIKLSFYESTDMAEASAQVALQVNRAMKFFPPGALPPQVVRFDASSLPVGQLVFSSKGRSLKEIYDLAATRVRPMFASVRGLSAPPPFGANSRSLLINVDPDKLRSFGIAPDDVVEAITRSNVMSPSGNLRMNNTMYLTTINTLQQTVEEFNRIPLKTKQGGTIYVSDVAKVKDGMDVTVDYALVNGKRSVYIPVVKTADASTWQVVQDLKARIPEMQSLLPDDVKLSYEFDQSVFVANSVKSLIFEGTLGALLTGLMVFLFLRDLRSSLVVIITIPVSILSALLLLKLFDQTINIMTLSGLALAVGILVDQATVTIENIHQHLEMGKPKEQAIYDACKEIAFPLLLILLCILAVFAPSFMMNGIPRAMFLPLSLSIGFAMIVSYLLAQSLVPVICNWLLKEEKFRYKHGQFHAHAGEALDEEEIGQISTHLQQEQREPEKNDGFERLKLGFIRILEKMMPWRKTAISIYLILVLLLSGFCFVDIGKDLMPRTNGSQFQVRIKAPDGTRLERTEALLKQALAIIDTTVQHHVSMSSAYVGLVPSSYGTSNLYIFNAGTHEAVLQVQLDEHYKVKMDDLKDVLRKNINSRMPGVRLSFEPIDMTEKIMSQGAATPIEIRVAGKDMEQITAYADTILQKMRAVPYFRDVQIAQPLKFPTIAINIDREKAARWGVTVDGIARSVTASTSSSRFTQKIQWLDEKVAYTYQVQVQVPEYVMSTMDELKEIPLTKGSARPVLADVADFSMKEVPGEYDRMGPRRYLTINANIKDKDLGTATREVQQILHELGQPPKGIVTEVHGVSSLFTETMKGLQTGLLFAVLVIFLLLAANYQSVKLSLVVLITVPAVILGALLMLLQFGSTLNLQSYMGIIMSIGVSVANAILIVTNAESLRLVYKDAKQAAVTAAAVRLRPILMTSFAMIAGMIPMAAGLGEAGEQSAPLGRAVIGGLIASTLAALFILPLAFAVLQRKSSLESPSLLPGKKRKQHMEMKNVTIILIGIALLANACGNARKPVDMTTSNTAKNTGYDFTSVVKRPLVSVVKLPGEFKPFEMVSIYPKISGFIKTIPVDMGTFVRQGDVLITLEAPEVEQRLQAAKAKYAQANAVYLSSKDRYDRLTKAAVTPGAVSPFELESAKAKMTADAATRDAEQANVAAFETSKGYLTVTAPFDGIITERNVHPGALVGPEIKSSDKPMLVLQQEKKLRLVVYVPESLSGSVDEHGMVAYEVTGNPGKIYQARITRFAGAINTGLRSEAYEMDLIAENGQVKPGMFAEVKLPLKVNASSFVVPASAIVNATTGKYLVAVDDGNKTRFMHVKEGITGNDSTQVFGKLEGNEKILLHPTNDIAEGSIIE, encoded by the coding sequence GGTATCAAAAACATAGAAAGCAAAAGCATTCAGGGCCTTACCATGATCAAGCTGAGCTTTTACGAAAGCACAGATATGGCAGAGGCTTCTGCACAGGTGGCCTTGCAGGTAAACAGGGCCATGAAATTTTTCCCACCGGGTGCGCTGCCTCCCCAGGTGGTGCGGTTTGATGCTTCTTCTCTTCCGGTGGGGCAGTTGGTGTTTTCGAGTAAGGGCCGTTCCCTGAAAGAGATCTACGACCTGGCGGCAACACGTGTACGACCTATGTTTGCTTCCGTAAGGGGACTGAGTGCGCCACCTCCTTTTGGTGCTAACTCCAGGTCATTGCTGATTAATGTAGACCCTGATAAGCTAAGAAGTTTCGGAATAGCACCGGATGATGTAGTAGAAGCGATTACCAGGTCGAATGTGATGTCGCCATCGGGCAACCTGCGGATGAATAACACCATGTACCTGACCACTATCAATACCCTGCAGCAAACAGTGGAAGAATTTAACCGCATTCCATTGAAAACAAAACAGGGAGGCACCATTTATGTTAGTGATGTGGCAAAGGTGAAGGACGGGATGGATGTTACGGTAGACTATGCTTTGGTGAACGGCAAACGTTCTGTATATATCCCGGTTGTAAAAACGGCAGATGCCTCCACCTGGCAGGTGGTACAGGACCTGAAAGCCCGCATCCCTGAGATGCAAAGCCTGTTGCCGGACGATGTAAAGTTATCTTACGAATTTGATCAGTCTGTCTTCGTGGCTAATTCTGTGAAGAGCCTCATCTTTGAAGGTACTTTAGGGGCACTGCTGACGGGACTGATGGTATTCCTGTTTTTAAGAGACCTGAGAAGCAGCCTGGTAGTGATCATTACCATCCCTGTATCTATTTTGTCTGCGCTGTTATTACTGAAATTATTTGACCAGACCATCAATATCATGACCCTGAGCGGGTTGGCACTGGCAGTAGGTATTCTGGTGGATCAGGCCACGGTAACGATTGAAAATATACATCAGCACCTGGAAATGGGAAAACCCAAAGAGCAGGCGATCTATGATGCCTGTAAGGAAATTGCTTTTCCGCTGTTACTGATCCTCCTTTGTATACTGGCTGTTTTTGCACCATCCTTTATGATGAATGGGATTCCTAGAGCGATGTTCCTGCCGTTGTCTTTATCTATCGGCTTTGCGATGATCGTTTCTTATCTACTGGCGCAAAGTCTGGTGCCTGTGATCTGTAACTGGTTGCTGAAGGAAGAAAAATTCCGTTATAAACACGGACAATTCCATGCCCATGCAGGAGAAGCCCTGGATGAGGAAGAAATCGGGCAAATCAGCACACATCTACAGCAGGAACAAAGAGAGCCGGAAAAGAATGATGGATTTGAAAGGTTAAAACTTGGATTTATCCGCATACTGGAGAAGATGATGCCCTGGAGGAAAACTGCTATCAGTATTTACCTCATCCTGGTATTGTTATTATCCGGTTTTTGTTTTGTAGATATCGGCAAAGACCTGATGCCAAGAACAAACGGCAGCCAATTCCAGGTAAGGATCAAAGCCCCGGACGGTACCAGGCTGGAACGTACCGAAGCATTATTAAAACAGGCACTGGCTATTATAGATACTACGGTACAGCATCATGTATCGATGAGCTCTGCTTATGTAGGGCTGGTGCCTTCCAGTTATGGAACCAGTAACCTGTACATCTTTAATGCCGGTACACATGAAGCGGTATTGCAGGTGCAGCTGGACGAACATTACAAGGTAAAGATGGATGACCTGAAAGATGTGTTACGCAAAAATATCAACAGCCGGATGCCGGGTGTGCGATTATCTTTTGAGCCTATTGACATGACGGAAAAGATCATGAGCCAGGGGGCGGCTACACCGATTGAAATAAGAGTAGCCGGAAAAGATATGGAGCAGATCACTGCTTATGCAGATACCATTCTTCAAAAGATGCGCGCCGTACCTTATTTCCGGGATGTGCAGATTGCCCAGCCATTAAAATTTCCTACCATCGCTATTAACATAGACCGGGAGAAGGCTGCCCGCTGGGGAGTGACGGTAGATGGTATTGCCAGATCTGTTACGGCCAGTACTTCTTCCAGCCGTTTTACCCAAAAGATCCAGTGGCTGGATGAAAAGGTAGCCTATACGTACCAGGTGCAGGTACAGGTACCGGAATACGTGATGAGTACGATGGATGAGTTAAAGGAAATTCCGTTGACCAAAGGTAGTGCCCGACCTGTGCTGGCAGATGTGGCAGACTTCTCCATGAAAGAGGTGCCTGGCGAATATGACAGAATGGGGCCCCGCCGGTACCTCACGATCAATGCCAATATCAAGGACAAGGATCTGGGTACTGCAACACGGGAGGTACAGCAGATCCTGCATGAATTAGGACAGCCTCCCAAAGGCATTGTGACAGAAGTTCACGGGGTATCCAGCCTGTTTACCGAAACCATGAAAGGCCTGCAAACGGGATTGCTGTTTGCGGTACTGGTGATCTTCTTATTGCTGGCGGCCAATTATCAGTCGGTGAAACTTTCACTGGTAGTTTTGATCACGGTGCCCGCAGTGATCCTGGGAGCATTGCTGATGTTGCTGCAATTTGGCTCTACGCTGAATCTGCAATCGTATATGGGTATCATTATGTCTATCGGTGTTTCAGTAGCTAATGCCATTCTGATTGTGACCAATGCGGAAAGTTTGCGGCTGGTATATAAGGATGCAAAACAAGCGGCGGTAACAGCTGCTGCTGTTCGCTTGCGGCCTATTTTAATGACCAGCTTTGCAATGATAGCAGGGATGATCCCAATGGCAGCAGGACTGGGAGAGGCCGGAGAACAAAGTGCACCTTTGGGCAGAGCAGTGATAGGTGGGCTGATTGCCTCCACGCTGGCAGCCTTGTTTATTCTGCCCCTGGCATTTGCGGTATTACAACGCAAATCATCTCTGGAAAGCCCTTCACTATTACCTGGTAAAAAAAGAAAACAACACATGGAAATGAAAAATGTAACGATTATACTCATCGGGATAGCATTGTTGGCCAATGCTTGTGGTAATGCCCGCAAGCCCGTTGATATGACCACCAGTAATACCGCTAAAAACACCGGATATGATTTTACCAGTGTGGTAAAAAGGCCATTGGTGTCGGTGGTGAAATTACCCGGCGAATTCAAACCTTTTGAGATGGTGTCTATCTATCCCAAAATAAGCGGATTTATAAAGACCATACCGGTAGATATGGGCACGTTTGTAAGGCAGGGAGATGTATTGATCACATTAGAAGCACCGGAGGTAGAACAGCGCTTACAGGCGGCCAAAGCTAAATATGCACAGGCAAATGCGGTTTATCTGAGCAGTAAAGACCGGTACGACAGGCTAACAAAGGCGGCGGTCACACCCGGGGCAGTCTCTCCTTTTGAACTGGAAAGTGCCAAAGCAAAGATGACTGCGGATGCTGCTACCCGCGATGCAGAGCAGGCCAATGTAGCTGCTTTTGAAACCTCCAAAGGATACCTGACCGTGACCGCGCCATTTGATGGCATTATCACCGAAAGGAATGTACACCCGGGAGCACTGGTAGGGCCGGAGATAAAAAGCAGCGATAAACCTATGCTGGTACTGCAGCAGGAAAAAAAGCTGAGGCTGGTGGTATATGTACCGGAATCCTTGTCGGGCAGTGTGGATGAGCACGGGATGGTAGCTTACGAAGTAACCGGAAACCCAGGCAAAATCTACCAGGCACGGATCACCCGATTTGCAGGCGCTATCAACACCGGATTACGTTCCGAAGCCTATGAAATGGACCTGATAGCCGAGAACGGACAGGTGAAACCAGGCATGTTTGCAGAAGTGAAACTACCCTTAAAAGTAAATGCCAGCTCGTTTGTAGTACCGGCATCTGCTATCGTAAATGCTACCACCGGGAAATACCTGGTAGCAGTAGATGATGGGAATAAAACCAGGTTTATGCACGTAAAAGAAGGCATTACCGGCAATGATAGTACCCAGGTGTTTGGTAAGCTGGAAGGTAACGAAAAGATCCTGCTGCATCCTACTAATGATATTGCAGAAGGAAGCATTATTGAATAG
- a CDS encoding YMGG-like glycine zipper-containing protein yields MKHLLIALATTVALFSCQSKADTAAAIEQARKATIDSINAVNVAKQQVIDSMNRVKTQRARRAAAAYSGNSYNAGENTAYDNTTAATPAAPAKKKGWKSWSHTAKGAVVGAGAGAVTGAIVNKDRLKGAAIGTLIGAGTGAATGAIVDHQKKKKAQQ; encoded by the coding sequence ATGAAACACTTATTGATAGCCTTAGCAACAACCGTGGCACTTTTTTCCTGTCAGAGTAAAGCAGATACTGCCGCAGCGATAGAACAAGCCAGGAAAGCAACGATAGATTCCATCAATGCGGTGAATGTGGCAAAGCAGCAGGTCATCGATTCCATGAACCGGGTAAAAACCCAAAGGGCCAGAAGAGCTGCCGCTGCTTATAGTGGTAACAGCTACAATGCCGGTGAAAATACTGCATATGATAATACTACTGCTGCTACCCCGGCAGCTCCTGCTAAAAAGAAAGGCTGGAAAAGCTGGAGCCATACCGCTAAAGGTGCGGTAGTTGGAGCTGGTGCAGGTGCCGTAACTGGTGCCATCGTGAATAAGGACCGCTTAAAAGGAGCTGCTATAGGTACGCTGATCGGAGCTGGTACAGGGGCTGCTACCGGTGCCATTGTAGATCATCAGAAAAAGAAAAAAGCACAGCAGTAA
- a CDS encoding RNA polymerase sigma-70 factor, giving the protein MGEPTDIALLQGLKNNDEEAFTGIYNRYWQPLYYTAVNVLQQAPLAEDIVQEVFISLWRRRDELEITHLKAYLSKAVKFQVLKTIRDNKADHLFYERLQRITATIIKEDPLLGKEMQAIFTRLAADLPEDCREIFRLSREEGLTYHEIASRLQISVKTVEKKMSFSLKYFRTGLSEVLLLFMLTRIH; this is encoded by the coding sequence ATGGGGGAACCGACGGATATAGCGTTATTACAGGGACTAAAGAACAATGATGAGGAAGCATTTACCGGTATCTATAACCGGTATTGGCAACCACTCTATTATACCGCTGTCAATGTGTTGCAGCAGGCTCCCCTGGCGGAGGATATCGTACAGGAAGTATTTATATCCCTCTGGCGCAGGCGTGATGAACTGGAAATCACTCATCTGAAAGCCTATCTGTCTAAAGCCGTAAAGTTCCAGGTATTAAAAACCATCCGTGATAATAAAGCAGACCACCTGTTTTATGAACGTTTGCAACGTATTACTGCTACTATTATAAAAGAAGATCCTTTACTGGGAAAAGAAATGCAGGCCATATTTACCCGGCTGGCAGCGGATTTACCGGAAGATTGCCGGGAAATTTTCCGTCTGAGCAGGGAAGAAGGGCTTACCTACCATGAAATAGCTTCCAGGCTGCAGATTTCTGTTAAAACAGTAGAGAAAAAAATGTCCTTCTCACTCAAGTACTTCCGTACCGGTTTAAGTGAGGTATTGTTACTATTTATGCTCACCCGGATCCATTAG
- a CDS encoding FecR family protein, protein MEKEIFRQLIKRCLEGTATAEERQLVDAYYNRLEKDAMARLAPAEEEALRERMLHRIHHAVQEAAPEVPVLVTRGRAWWQYAAAAAVLGILVAAGGYFFMQQRSVVPKEVGAVNQPEGQIPGYNKATLTLANGVVVPLDSTGHQVIRQGNVTVYQQKGLLEYKEKGKGNGMAFNTLKTPRGAQYRLTLPDGTGVWLNAASELKYPTSFQGKERRVYLSGEGYFEIAANAQQPFVVSANDVDVNVLGTQFNIMAYADEAFVKTTLLQGAVKVSKEQAAVVLQPGQAAILNNGRSDIQVRQTNTTEDVAWKNGYFVFNNENLESIMKKIVRYYDVEVEYRTDISNKNFGGSVARFSSLAELLSTLELTGIVHFKMDGNKVIVMP, encoded by the coding sequence ATGGAAAAAGAAATTTTCAGACAATTGATCAAAAGGTGCCTGGAGGGTACTGCCACAGCGGAAGAACGCCAGCTGGTGGATGCATATTACAACCGGTTGGAGAAGGACGCAATGGCCCGGCTGGCGCCTGCTGAGGAAGAGGCATTACGGGAAAGGATGCTGCATAGGATTCATCATGCGGTACAGGAAGCTGCGCCGGAAGTACCGGTATTGGTGACCAGGGGCAGAGCATGGTGGCAGTATGCGGCGGCAGCGGCAGTATTGGGCATCCTGGTGGCGGCAGGGGGGTATTTTTTTATGCAGCAGCGGTCCGTTGTACCTAAAGAGGTAGGTGCCGTAAATCAACCGGAAGGACAGATACCAGGATATAATAAAGCTACCCTTACTTTGGCCAATGGCGTGGTGGTACCACTGGATAGTACCGGCCACCAGGTGATCAGGCAGGGCAATGTGACTGTATACCAGCAAAAAGGATTGCTGGAATATAAAGAGAAGGGAAAGGGCAACGGTATGGCATTCAATACACTGAAAACCCCCCGGGGAGCACAATACCGGCTCACCCTGCCGGATGGTACCGGGGTATGGCTGAATGCGGCTTCTGAGCTTAAATACCCGACTTCTTTCCAGGGTAAGGAACGAAGAGTATACTTAAGTGGGGAAGGCTATTTTGAAATTGCAGCGAATGCACAGCAGCCTTTTGTAGTAAGTGCCAATGACGTGGATGTGAATGTACTGGGTACCCAGTTTAATATAATGGCATATGCAGATGAGGCGTTTGTGAAAACCACCCTGTTGCAGGGGGCGGTAAAGGTGTCAAAAGAACAGGCAGCCGTGGTACTGCAACCAGGACAGGCGGCCATTCTGAACAACGGCCGTAGTGATATACAGGTGCGGCAAACAAATACCACAGAAGACGTGGCCTGGAAAAACGGGTATTTTGTTTTTAATAACGAAAACCTGGAAAGCATTATGAAGAAGATCGTCAGGTACTACGATGTGGAAGTAGAATACAGAACAGATATCAGTAATAAAAATTTCGGTGGATCAGTTGCTCGCTTTAGTAGCCTGGCCGAATTGTTAAGCACGTTGGAACTAACAGGAATTGTACATTTTAAAATGGACGGAAATAAAGTGATTGTCATGCCATAA